From the Actinomadura luzonensis genome, the window TGCTGGTGCTGCTGCCCGAGACCATCGCGGCCGTCCGCGCGGCCCGCCGCGACCAGGTGCAGATCAGCCTCAACCTGGCGCTCGGCTCGGCGATGGCCAGCATCGGGCTGACCATCCCGGCCATCGCGATCGCCTCCCTCTGGCTCGACGGGCCGCTGCTGCTCGGGCTCGGCGGGACGCACCTGGTGCTGTTCGCGCTGACGGTGGTGGTCTCGACGCTCACCGTCGTGCCGGGGCGGGCCACGCTCATGCAGAGCGGGGTGCACCTGGTGCTGTTCGCGGCGTTCCTGTTCCTCGCCGTCAGCCCCTAGATCACGCCCTCAGACCACGCCTGTCCGCATCGCGCGGACCCCGAGGCGCAGGCCGAGCGCGGCGATCAGGCAGGCGGACGCGGTGCCGTACAGGACCGAGGGGGCGGTCAGCTCCCCGGCGAACAACGCGCGCTGCGCGTCCACGATGTACGTCACCGGATTCGCCCGCCCGATCGCCCGCAGCCACGCCGGGGCGGTGTCCAGCGGCAGCAGCACGCCCGACAGCAGCAGCAGCGGGAACAGGATCGACTGGCTCACCATGTAGAACAACGTCCCGTTCGGGGCCGACCTGAGCGCCAGCACGAACGAGAACGCCCCCAGCCCCACCCCGAACACCACGAGCTGGGCCAGCCCCGCCAGCACCCCGGCCGCGTGCAGCTCGAAGCCCAGCGGGATCGCCAGCAGGATGATCAGCACGGCCTGGGTCAGCAGCAGCACCATCGCCTTCAGCGCCCGGCCGACCAGCATCGCGCGGCGGTCGAGCGGCGTGACCAGCATCCGCTCCATCGAGCCGCCGAGCAGCTCGACCAGCAGCGAGTAGCCGGCCCCCATCGGCCCGGTCAGGCACATCATCACCAGGATGCCCGGCACGAACCACTGCCACGACGTCCCCGTCGCGCCGTCCAGCAGCGCCCCGAACAGGAACAGGAACAGCAGCGGCTGCCCCATCTCGAACAGCAGCGCGGCCGGGTTGCGCAGCGAGGGCCGCAGCTCGCGCGAGAAGACGGTGGCGGTGTCACGCAGGAAGGTCGTCATCGGTGAGGCTTCTCCCGGTCAGGGTGAGGAACACGTCGTCGAGGGTGGGGCGGACGGTCTCGGCCGTGACGACCTCGATCAGCTTGGCGTCGAGGGCGCGCAGGAGGCCGGGCAGCGCGGCGGGGGCGTTGGGGACGCGGATCCGCACGGTCGTGCCCTCCGCCGTGCCCTCCGCCGTGCCCTCCGCCGTGCCTTCGAGGGCGCTCGCGGCGCGGCGGGCGTCCTCCTCGGTGCCGGTGGTCAGCGTGACGCGGTCGCCGGCCAGGTCGTTCTTGAGCTGTTCCGGGGTGCCGTCGGCGATGACGCGGCCGTGGTCGACGATGACCACCCGCTCGGCCATCGCGTCGGCCTCCTCCAGGTAGTGGGTGGTGAGGAACAGCGTGGTCCCGTACGCCTCGCGCAGCCGCAGGATGTGCTGCCAGATCTCGGCGCGGCTCTTCGGGTCCAGGCCGGTCGAGGGCTCGTCCAGGAAGAGCAGGTCGGGGCGGTGCACGAGGCCGAGCGCGAGGTCGAGGCGGCGGCGCTGGCCGCCGGACAGCGTGCCGGGCGTGCGGCCGGCCAGCGGGGCCAGGTCGAGGAGGTCGAGCAGTTCGT encodes:
- a CDS encoding ATP-binding cassette domain-containing protein — its product is MIRARALTRTFTMKKEKVEAVRGLDLDVEAGQLVAFLGPNGAGKSTTLRILTTLLPPTSGTATVAGHDVATDPAGVRSRIGYVGQRNSAGEEFRVRDELVTQGRCYGLPARAAAARADELLDLLDLAPLAGRTPGTLSGGQRRRLDLALGLVHRPDLLFLDEPSTGLDPKSRAEIWQHILRLREAYGTTLFLTTHYLEEADAMAERVVIVDHGRVIADGTPEQLKNDLAGDRVTLTTGTEEDARRAASALEGTAEGTAEGTAEGTTVRIRVPNAPAALPGLLRALDAKLIEVVTAETVRPTLDDVFLTLTGRSLTDDDLPA
- a CDS encoding ABC transporter permease is translated as MTTFLRDTATVFSRELRPSLRNPAALLFEMGQPLLFLFLFGALLDGATGTSWQWFVPGILVMMCLTGPMGAGYSLLVELLGGSMERMLVTPLDRRAMLVGRALKAMVLLLTQAVLIILLAIPLGFELHAAGVLAGLAQLVVFGVGLGAFSFVLALRSAPNGTLFYMVSQSILFPLLLLSGVLLPLDTAPAWLRAIGRANPVTYIVDAQRALFAGELTAPSVLYGTASACLIAALGLRLGVRAMRTGVV